A DNA window from Candidatus Sulfotelmatobacter sp. contains the following coding sequences:
- the rpsS gene encoding 30S ribosomal protein S19 — MGRSLKKGPFVADHLIAKVEKLNSTREKRVIKTWSRASTIIPAMVGHTISVHNGKAHIPVFITENMVGHKLGEFSPTRIYKGHGGDKAAVK, encoded by the coding sequence ATGGGACGTTCCCTCAAGAAAGGTCCGTTCGTCGCGGATCATCTGATCGCGAAGGTCGAGAAGCTCAACTCGACCCGCGAGAAGCGCGTCATCAAGACGTGGTCGCGCGCCTCGACGATCATCCCGGCGATGGTCGGTCACACGATCTCCGTGCACAACGGCAAGGCCCACATCCCGGTGTTCATCACCGAGAACATGGTCGGGCACAAGCTGGGCGAGTTCTCGCCGACCCGGATCTACAAGGGTCACGGCGGCGACAAGGCGGCGGTGAAGTAA
- the rpsC gene encoding 30S ribosomal protein S3 produces MGQKIHPVGLRIGITRTWDSRWFEKKQYANWLHEDVAIRKYFGRMTRAAAISRVEIERRANQARIIVNTGKPGIIIGKRGVGIDEIRRNLEKLTGKQVQVNVVEIKVPELDARLVGQNIVDQLEKRIAFRRAMKQAIMRTMKAGARGVKVQVSGRLGGAEIARTERNHDGKVPLHTLRADIDYAHVEAFTTFGRIGVKVWIYKGEVLPDQPRGEREGAGARGGDQARFRDNRRGTRGGRGRAGEGAPRPAGPRHAGQERTAGGLDQTEAMHAATADAQSLESITDGAPSIAGDRHDAPHGGRAVHGPNAEHGHGVTNETSVVPPQTQATNDSAERPGAPSENEGA; encoded by the coding sequence ATGGGACAGAAGATTCATCCGGTCGGGCTGCGCATCGGCATCACCCGCACCTGGGACAGCCGCTGGTTCGAGAAAAAGCAGTACGCGAACTGGCTGCACGAGGACGTCGCGATCCGGAAGTATTTCGGTCGCATGACGCGTGCGGCCGCGATCTCGCGCGTCGAGATCGAGCGCCGTGCCAACCAGGCGCGCATCATCGTCAATACCGGCAAGCCGGGTATCATCATCGGCAAGCGCGGCGTCGGGATCGACGAGATCCGCCGCAACCTCGAGAAGCTGACCGGCAAGCAAGTCCAGGTCAACGTCGTCGAGATCAAGGTGCCCGAGCTCGACGCTCGTCTGGTCGGCCAGAACATCGTCGACCAGCTCGAGAAGCGCATCGCGTTCCGCCGCGCCATGAAGCAGGCGATCATGCGCACCATGAAGGCCGGCGCGCGCGGCGTCAAGGTGCAGGTTTCGGGTCGCCTGGGCGGCGCCGAGATCGCGCGCACCGAGCGCAACCACGACGGCAAGGTGCCGCTGCACACGCTGCGCGCCGACATCGACTACGCGCACGTCGAAGCGTTCACGACCTTCGGCCGCATCGGCGTCAAGGTGTGGATCTACAAGGGCGAAGTGCTGCCCGACCAGCCGCGCGGCGAGCGCGAGGGGGCGGGCGCCCGCGGTGGCGACCAAGCGCGCTTCCGCGACAACCGTCGCGGCACGCGCGGCGGCCGTGGCCGTGCGGGCGAGGGCGCGCCGCGTCCCGCCGGTCCGCGCCATGCGGGTCAGGAGCGCACCGCCGGCGGTCTGGACCAGACCGAGGCGATGCACGCCGCGACCGCCGACGCGCAGTCGCTCGAGTCGATCACCGACGGCGCGCCGTCGATCGCCGGCGACCGTCACGACGCGCCGCACGGCGGCCGCGCCGTTCACGGTCCCAATGCCGAGCACGGGCACGGCGTAACCAATGAGACGTCCGTCGTTCCGCCGCAGACGCAGGCGACGAACGACTCGGCCGAGCGCCCCGGCGCGCCGTCCGAGAACGAGGGAGCATAA
- the rpsQ gene encoding 30S ribosomal protein S17 — MEQPDQKAAESRINRRRVKQGRVKSDKMDKTIVVVTETRVPHPVYKKVVQRSTRFKAHDELNDAKTGDLVRIQECRPMSRDKRWRLVEILERAK, encoded by the coding sequence ATGGAGCAGCCTGATCAGAAGGCGGCCGAGAGCCGCATCAACCGCCGCCGCGTCAAGCAGGGCCGCGTCAAGAGCGACAAGATGGACAAGACCATCGTGGTCGTGACCGAGACGCGCGTCCCGCACCCGGTCTACAAGAAGGTCGTCCAGCGGTCGACGCGCTTCAAGGCGCACGACGAGCTCAACGACGCCAAGACCGGCGACCTGGTGCGCATCCAGGAGTGCCGCCCGATGTCGCGCGACAAGCGCTGGCGTCTGGTCGAGATCCTCGAGCGAGCGAAGTAG
- the rplX gene encoding 50S ribosomal protein L24 — MGTPVNRQAVRKPKIVKGDTVMLRRGKEKGKRGIVKAVFPQLGAATVEGLNVVKRHTKPGQAGGPQSGGIIEKEARIPLSALMVVDPKTDKPTRVRRTRQADGTSVRVGIKSGEQLLVPGKS, encoded by the coding sequence ATGGGCACGCCGGTGAACCGTCAAGCCGTCCGCAAGCCCAAGATCGTCAAGGGCGACACGGTCATGCTGCGGCGCGGTAAGGAGAAGGGCAAGCGCGGGATCGTCAAGGCGGTCTTCCCGCAGCTCGGCGCCGCCACCGTCGAAGGCCTCAACGTCGTCAAGCGGCACACCAAACCGGGGCAAGCCGGTGGTCCGCAGAGCGGCGGCATCATCGAAAAGGAAGCGCGCATCCCGCTCTCGGCACTGATGGTCGTCGATCCGAAGACCGACAAGCCGACGCGCGTGCGCCGTACCCGCCAGGCCGACGGCACGTCGGTCCGGGTCGGGATCAAGTCGGGCGAGCAGCTGCTCGTCCCCGGGAAGTCGTAG
- the rplD gene encoding 50S ribosomal protein L4 has protein sequence MPQVIDAKGKVVREQDVPAAFAGTVDGKQNAVFRAVFRELANPRAGTAKTKKRDEVSGGGRKPWKQKGTGRARQGSTRSPQWAHGGVVFGPQPRSYVSRLNKKERKGALVAALSDKFQSGGVTVLDPSGLGEAKTKAFATLLFGSAKAAKTGDRTLVVYAGSELASVGASLDRGLRNLERVTVTHTGALDVKDVVGFARLVLTSAAHDELVTAHGKESK, from the coding sequence ATGCCGCAGGTCATCGACGCGAAGGGCAAAGTCGTCCGCGAGCAAGACGTCCCGGCCGCGTTCGCGGGCACGGTCGACGGCAAGCAGAACGCGGTCTTCCGCGCCGTGTTCCGCGAGCTGGCGAATCCGCGCGCGGGAACGGCGAAGACGAAGAAGCGCGACGAGGTTTCCGGCGGCGGCCGCAAGCCGTGGAAGCAGAAGGGAACCGGCCGCGCCCGTCAGGGTTCGACCCGTTCGCCGCAGTGGGCGCACGGCGGCGTCGTGTTCGGCCCGCAGCCGCGCTCGTACGTCAGCCGTCTGAACAAGAAGGAGCGCAAGGGTGCGCTCGTCGCCGCGCTCTCGGACAAGTTCCAGTCGGGCGGCGTCACCGTCCTCGATCCCTCGGGGCTGGGCGAAGCGAAGACCAAGGCGTTCGCGACGCTGCTGTTCGGTTCGGCCAAGGCCGCCAAGACCGGCGATCGCACCCTGGTGGTCTACGCGGGCAGCGAGCTGGCGTCGGTCGGCGCGTCGCTGGACCGCGGGCTGCGTAACCTCGAGCGCGTCACCGTGACGCACACCGGTGCCCTCGACGTCAAGGACGTCGTCGGCTTCGCGCGCCTCGTCCTCACCAGCGCGGCCCACGACGAGCTCGTCACGGCCCACGGCAAGGAGTCCAAGTAG
- the rplC gene encoding 50S ribosomal protein L3, which translates to MKNIIGRKVGMTSVFTEDGRSVPVTVIQAGPCTVVQKKTKDSDGYEAVALAYGDVKPSRLSKALQGHYKRANLTPKRHIREFRTGIDGVELGATITVDGFAQGDRVDVVGISKGHGFAGGIKRWNFSGGGASHGSMIHRQPASNGDTNAGHTHRGSRRPGHYGVDRVTHQNLEVVRADAERNLLLVRGPVPGPKNGLVIVQQSVKTKVSA; encoded by the coding sequence GTGAAGAACATCATCGGCCGCAAGGTCGGGATGACCAGCGTGTTCACGGAGGATGGCCGGAGCGTTCCGGTCACCGTGATCCAGGCTGGCCCGTGCACCGTGGTACAGAAGAAGACGAAGGACAGCGACGGCTACGAAGCCGTCGCACTCGCGTACGGCGACGTGAAGCCCTCGCGCCTGAGCAAGGCGCTGCAGGGTCACTACAAGCGCGCCAACCTGACGCCCAAGCGTCACATCCGCGAGTTCCGCACCGGCATCGACGGCGTCGAGCTGGGCGCGACGATAACCGTCGACGGGTTCGCGCAAGGCGACCGCGTCGACGTCGTCGGCATCTCGAAGGGCCACGGCTTCGCCGGCGGCATCAAGCGCTGGAACTTCAGCGGCGGCGGCGCGAGCCACGGCTCGATGATCCACCGTCAGCCGGCCTCCAACGGCGACACCAACGCGGGGCACACGCACCGCGGCAGCCGTCGCCCGGGTCACTACGGCGTGGACCGCGTCACGCACCAGAATCTGGAAGTCGTGCGCGCGGACGCCGAGCGCAATCTGCTGCTCGTTCGCGGCCCCGTCCCGGGTCCGAAGAACGGTTTGGTCATCGTGCAGCAGTCCGTCAAGACGAAGGTGAGCGCCTGA
- a CDS encoding manganese catalase family protein: MLLHNKKLQYTVRVDGPNPAFAKLCLEQFGGPQGELAAAMRYFTQGWAESDVPRRDMLLDIATEELSHLEMIGQIIVGLLKGTKTALIDEVEGGYLGDFLDGKQEQYQQIAWMGSQAVLGGSGPRLTDSCGVPWTAAYIDTIGHPLADLRSDIAAEARAKITYERLIKLCPDEGTRDALTFLMTREVAHQKMFETALAAIEPNFPPGNIEPDERWAHAYVNTSTDGKADQGFTLATSQGLWEFEQLDGKPEGNDPDLPDAKPSVVSSLEPYEEDEALAKTSRVTKGEISGHSSRTKSTSKK; this comes from the coding sequence ATGTTACTCCACAACAAGAAACTACAGTACACGGTCCGCGTCGATGGACCGAATCCCGCGTTCGCGAAGCTGTGCCTCGAGCAGTTCGGCGGGCCGCAAGGAGAACTTGCGGCGGCCATGCGCTACTTCACGCAAGGTTGGGCGGAGAGCGACGTGCCGCGCCGCGACATGCTGCTCGACATCGCCACCGAAGAGCTCTCCCATCTCGAAATGATCGGTCAGATCATCGTCGGCCTCCTCAAGGGCACCAAGACGGCGCTGATCGACGAGGTCGAAGGCGGCTACCTCGGTGATTTCCTGGACGGCAAGCAAGAACAGTATCAGCAGATCGCCTGGATGGGCTCGCAAGCCGTCCTCGGCGGCTCGGGGCCACGGCTGACCGACTCGTGCGGCGTCCCGTGGACGGCCGCGTACATCGACACGATCGGGCATCCGCTGGCCGATCTGCGTTCCGACATCGCCGCGGAAGCGCGCGCGAAGATCACCTACGAACGGTTGATCAAGCTCTGTCCGGACGAGGGAACGCGCGACGCGCTCACGTTCCTCATGACCCGCGAGGTCGCGCATCAGAAGATGTTCGAGACGGCACTGGCCGCGATCGAGCCGAACTTCCCGCCGGGCAACATCGAGCCGGACGAACGCTGGGCGCATGCCTACGTCAACACGTCGACCGACGGCAAGGCCGATCAGGGCTTCACCCTGGCGACTTCGCAGGGACTCTGGGAGTTCGAGCAGCTCGACGGCAAGCCGGAAGGCAACGATCCCGACCTACCGGATGCGAAGCCCTCGGTGGTCAGCTCGCTCGAGCCCTACGAAGAGGACGAGGCACTCGCGAAGACGAGCCGCGTCACCAAGGGCGAGATCAGCGGCCACTCCTCGCGCACGAAGTCGACCAGCAAGAAATAG
- a CDS encoding Nramp family divalent metal transporter, whose amino-acid sequence MGVIAEYVNGSSGRTLAAARDVLAGGRRGVAAALPFVGPAFIASVAYVDPGNFATNIAAGSAFGYRLLWVVIVANVLAMVFQALSAKLGVVTARNLAELCRERLPGPVTCGMWLTSEVAAMATDLAEFLGAALAFHLLFGIPMGAAAGLTALVTLALLQLQSGGFRPLEAAIAALVAVIGLAYVLETLVARPSWPAIAAGSVVPWLHGSDSVLVAVGIVGATVMPHAIYLHSALTQDRVRPAHEREARRIVRFSNREVVAALTLAGAINLAMVVMAAAVFHAHGRADVATIPSAYRTLVPLLGSAAAAVFLTALLASGISSSAVGTLAGQVVMQGFVGFTVPLWVRRVVTMAPALAVVAAGIDPTQVLVLSQVVLSLTVPIPIAALIAFTASPAVMGSLANSRTTTLAATLGGLLILGLNLVLLVTLLPH is encoded by the coding sequence GTGGGCGTCATCGCAGAGTACGTGAACGGGTCCAGCGGCCGAACGCTCGCGGCGGCGCGCGACGTCTTGGCAGGCGGCCGGCGCGGCGTCGCGGCGGCGCTCCCGTTCGTCGGTCCCGCCTTCATCGCATCGGTCGCGTACGTCGACCCGGGCAACTTCGCGACCAACATCGCCGCCGGTTCCGCCTTCGGCTATCGGCTGCTATGGGTCGTGATCGTCGCGAACGTGCTCGCGATGGTGTTCCAGGCGCTCTCCGCGAAACTCGGCGTTGTCACCGCCCGCAACCTGGCCGAGCTGTGCCGCGAACGGCTCCCGGGGCCGGTGACCTGCGGCATGTGGCTCACCAGTGAGGTCGCGGCGATGGCGACCGACCTGGCGGAGTTCCTCGGCGCGGCGCTCGCCTTCCACTTGCTGTTCGGGATCCCGATGGGAGCGGCGGCCGGCCTGACGGCGCTGGTCACGCTGGCGCTCCTCCAGCTGCAGAGCGGTGGCTTCCGGCCGCTCGAGGCCGCGATCGCCGCGCTGGTGGCGGTCATCGGCCTCGCCTACGTCCTCGAGACGCTGGTCGCGCGCCCGTCGTGGCCCGCGATCGCGGCCGGTTCGGTCGTCCCGTGGCTGCACGGCAGCGACAGCGTGCTCGTCGCGGTCGGTATCGTCGGGGCGACCGTCATGCCGCACGCCATCTATCTCCACTCCGCGCTGACCCAGGACCGCGTGCGGCCGGCGCACGAGCGCGAGGCCCGCCGCATCGTGCGGTTCTCGAACCGCGAGGTGGTGGCCGCCTTGACGCTCGCCGGGGCGATCAACCTGGCCATGGTAGTGATGGCCGCGGCGGTGTTCCACGCCCACGGACGGGCGGACGTCGCCACCATCCCAAGCGCCTATCGCACGCTGGTACCGTTGCTGGGCAGCGCCGCCGCCGCGGTCTTCCTGACCGCCCTGCTGGCCTCGGGCATCTCCAGCTCGGCGGTCGGGACGCTGGCGGGCCAGGTGGTCATGCAGGGGTTCGTCGGTTTTACGGTCCCCCTCTGGGTGCGGCGGGTGGTCACCATGGCGCCGGCCCTGGCGGTCGTCGCGGCCGGGATCGATCCGACGCAGGTCCTGGTCCTCAGCCAGGTCGTCCTGAGCCTGACCGTACCGATCCCGATCGCGGCGCTGATCGCCTTCACCGCCAGTCCGGCAGTGATGGGGAGCCTGGCCAACAGCCGCACGACGACGCTGGCGGCGACCCTGGGCGGCCTGCTCATCCTCGGCCTCAACCTCGTGCTGCTGGTGACCCTACTCCCCCACTGA
- a CDS encoding type Z 30S ribosomal protein S14 gives MAKTSLIEKSKRTPKFSVRAHNRCKVCGRPRAYYRKFGMCRICLRENAHRGFIPGITKASW, from the coding sequence ATGGCCAAGACCTCGTTGATCGAAAAATCGAAGCGGACGCCGAAGTTCAGCGTGCGCGCGCACAACCGCTGCAAAGTCTGCGGCCGGCCGCGCGCGTACTATCGCAAGTTCGGCATGTGCCGCATCTGCCTGCGCGAGAACGCCCATCGCGGCTTCATCCCGGGCATCACGAAGGCGAGCTGGTAA
- the rplW gene encoding 50S ribosomal protein L23 has protein sequence MEARDVIVAPLITEKSMAGTVVQQYAFEVNPHATKTQIKHAVAEIFGVTVLKVNTVNVGGKKKNFARRGRRSSGTQSDWKKAIVTIAPGEKIQLGGVNYFEQ, from the coding sequence ATGGAAGCGCGTGACGTGATTGTCGCTCCGCTGATCACCGAGAAGTCGATGGCTGGGACGGTGGTCCAGCAGTATGCCTTCGAGGTGAACCCGCATGCCACGAAGACGCAGATCAAGCACGCCGTGGCCGAGATCTTCGGCGTCACGGTGCTCAAGGTCAACACCGTCAACGTCGGCGGTAAGAAGAAGAACTTCGCCCGTCGCGGCCGCCGTTCGTCCGGCACGCAGAGCGACTGGAAGAAAGCAATCGTCACCATCGCTCCCGGCGAGAAGATCCAGCTGGGCGGCGTGAACTACTTCGAGCAGTAA
- the rplP gene encoding 50S ribosomal protein L16, with amino-acid sequence MLTPKRVKWRRQHRGRMRGKALVGNTLTFGEFGLQALEPVWMTNRQIEAARIAMTRHIKRGGKVWIKVFPDKSVTKKPAEVRMGSGKGNPEFWVAVVRPGRVLFELAGVDEKVAREALRLAAQKLPIATKIVTRAEQDAEVATA; translated from the coding sequence ATGCTTACTCCGAAGCGAGTGAAGTGGCGCCGTCAGCACCGCGGCCGCATGCGCGGCAAGGCACTGGTCGGCAACACGCTGACGTTCGGCGAGTTCGGCCTGCAGGCGCTCGAGCCGGTGTGGATGACCAACCGGCAGATCGAAGCGGCGCGTATCGCCATGACCCGTCACATCAAGCGTGGCGGCAAGGTGTGGATCAAGGTGTTCCCCGACAAGTCGGTCACGAAGAAGCCGGCCGAAGTCCGCATGGGCTCCGGTAAGGGCAACCCGGAGTTCTGGGTGGCCGTGGTCCGTCCGGGCCGCGTGCTGTTCGAGCTGGCCGGCGTCGACGAGAAGGTGGCGCGCGAAGCGCTGCGCCTGGCGGCGCAGAAGCTGCCGATCGCGACCAAGATCGTCACCCGTGCCGAGCAGGATGCGGAGGTCGCCACCGCATGA
- the rplN gene encoding 50S ribosomal protein L14, whose translation MIQQETRLKVADNSGARELLCIHISGGSRHPYAHVGDIIVGTVKSAIPGAAVKKGQVVKAVVVRASAPMRRPDGSVIKFDENACVIIKGEKDNLDPRGTRVFGPVCRELRDRGFLKIASLAPEVL comes from the coding sequence ATGATCCAGCAAGAGACGCGGCTCAAAGTGGCCGACAACTCCGGCGCGCGCGAGCTGCTGTGCATCCACATCAGCGGCGGTTCGCGTCATCCCTACGCGCACGTGGGCGACATCATCGTCGGCACGGTCAAGAGCGCGATCCCGGGCGCCGCGGTCAAGAAGGGCCAAGTCGTCAAGGCGGTCGTCGTTCGGGCCTCGGCCCCGATGCGCCGTCCCGACGGCTCGGTCATCAAGTTCGACGAGAACGCCTGCGTGATCATCAAGGGCGAGAAGGACAACCTCGACCCGCGCGGCACGCGCGTGTTCGGTCCCGTCTGCCGCGAGCTGCGCGACCGCGGCTTCTTGAAGATCGCCTCGCTGGCGCCGGAGGTGCTCTGA
- the rplB gene encoding 50S ribosomal protein L2, with the protein MAVKKYKPTSAARRFITTADFSEVSKKAPEKSLLEVRKKHSGRNNNGHITTRHKGGGYRKQYRIIDFKRTKDAIPAKVAAIEYDPNRTARIALLHYRDGEKRYILAPVGLKVGDVIESGPAADIKIGNALPLANIPLGTVIHNIELQPGQGGKLVRSAGVAAQLMAKEDAYAQVRMPSGEVRRIQVVCRATIGQLGNLDHENEVIGKAGRQRHLGKRPSVRGIAMNPVDHPHGGGEARSTSGRPPTTPWGQMTMGKKTRRTKRTTKMIVRRRKGK; encoded by the coding sequence ATGGCCGTCAAGAAGTACAAGCCCACCTCGGCCGCGCGCCGCTTCATCACCACCGCCGACTTCTCCGAAGTCTCGAAGAAGGCGCCGGAGAAGTCGCTGCTCGAGGTTCGCAAGAAGCACTCGGGCCGCAACAACAACGGCCACATCACGACGCGGCACAAAGGCGGCGGCTACCGCAAGCAGTACCGCATCATCGACTTCAAGCGCACCAAGGACGCGATTCCGGCCAAGGTCGCTGCGATCGAGTACGATCCCAACCGCACCGCGCGCATCGCGCTGCTCCACTACCGGGACGGCGAGAAGCGCTATATTCTGGCGCCTGTCGGCCTGAAGGTCGGGGACGTGATCGAATCCGGTCCGGCCGCGGACATCAAGATCGGCAACGCGCTGCCGCTGGCGAACATCCCGCTCGGCACGGTCATCCACAACATCGAGCTGCAGCCCGGCCAGGGCGGCAAGCTGGTCCGTTCGGCCGGCGTCGCCGCGCAGCTGATGGCCAAGGAAGACGCCTACGCCCAGGTGCGCATGCCCTCCGGCGAAGTGCGCCGCATCCAGGTCGTCTGCCGCGCCACCATCGGTCAGCTCGGCAACCTCGACCACGAGAACGAAGTGATCGGCAAGGCCGGCCGCCAGCGCCACCTCGGGAAGCGCCCGTCGGTGCGCGGTATCGCGATGAATCCCGTCGACCATCCGCACGGCGGTGGTGAGGCGCGCTCGACCTCGGGCCGTCCGCCGACCACGCCGTGGGGTCAGATGACGATGGGCAAGAAGACGCGCCGCACCAAGCGGACCACGAAGATGATCGTTCGCCGCCGGAAGGGCAAGTAG
- the rpmC gene encoding 50S ribosomal protein L29 → MKRTDLRALRELTLAELEKRARETKEELFNLRFSLRTGHLSDFSRVKQVRRTYAQIQTAISEKRLTEARHGAA, encoded by the coding sequence ATGAAGCGCACCGATCTGCGCGCCTTGCGCGAACTGACCCTGGCGGAGCTCGAGAAGCGCGCCCGCGAGACCAAGGAAGAGCTCTTCAACCTGCGGTTCTCGCTGCGGACCGGACACCTGTCCGACTTCTCGCGCGTGAAGCAAGTCCGCCGTACCTACGCCCAGATTCAAACCGCGATCTCCGAGAAGCGGCTCACCGAGGCACGTCATGGAGCAGCCTGA
- the nadC gene encoding carboxylating nicotinate-nucleotide diphosphorylase, with protein MIPLLVDDLVRSALREDLGRAGDVTTDAIVPADAVGEARLVAREEGVVSGVAVAERVFTLLDPRVRVEIQVRDGGHVQRGTVIATLRGPLRAILTGERTALNLVGRLSGIASATARLTALVAGTRAAVVDTRKTTPGLRALEKAAVRDGGGANHRFGLDDAILIKDNHVAIAGGIAPAIRAARAHAGHLVKIEVEVDTLAQLDEALAERADIVLLDNFTPEELRVAVERTAGRALLEASGNINDATIGAVARSGVDLISVGALTHSVRALDVGLDID; from the coding sequence GTGATCCCGCTCTTGGTCGACGACCTCGTCCGCAGCGCGCTGCGCGAAGACCTCGGTCGCGCGGGCGACGTGACGACCGACGCGATCGTTCCGGCCGACGCCGTCGGCGAGGCGCGCCTGGTGGCGCGGGAAGAAGGGGTCGTCTCCGGCGTCGCCGTCGCCGAGCGCGTGTTCACGCTGCTCGACCCACGCGTGCGCGTCGAGATCCAGGTGCGTGACGGCGGCCACGTGCAGCGTGGCACCGTGATCGCGACGTTGCGCGGCCCGCTGCGCGCGATCCTGACCGGCGAACGCACGGCGCTCAACCTGGTCGGCCGCTTGTCGGGGATCGCCAGCGCGACGGCTCGCTTGACGGCGCTGGTCGCGGGCACCCGGGCGGCGGTGGTCGACACCCGCAAGACGACGCCCGGCCTGCGCGCGCTCGAGAAAGCGGCCGTCCGCGACGGCGGGGGCGCCAACCACCGCTTCGGCCTCGACGACGCGATCCTGATCAAAGACAACCACGTCGCGATCGCGGGTGGGATCGCGCCGGCGATTCGCGCGGCCCGCGCGCACGCGGGTCACCTGGTGAAGATCGAGGTCGAGGTCGACACCCTCGCCCAGCTCGACGAGGCGCTCGCCGAGCGCGCGGACATCGTGCTGCTCGACAACTTCACCCCCGAGGAGCTGCGCGTCGCGGTCGAGCGAACGGCGGGTCGCGCGCTGCTCGAGGCGTCGGGCAACATCAACGATGCGACGATCGGCGCGGTGGCCCGCAGCGGCGTCGACCTGATCTCGGTCGGTGCGCTCACCCACAGCGTGCGCGCGCTCGACGTCGGGCTGGACATCGACTGA
- the rplV gene encoding 50S ribosomal protein L22, giving the protein MATATAQRTEAVAHLKFARMGPRKLRRVADAIRGKSVREALVLLQFAGVFAADPIAKLIKSAVANAENNHDMSSDGLFITRITVDGGPGGGFTKRLDPRAQGRAAFKRKRLSHVTVAVGPTPPKHQPKQRSGAAIALTTREQRQARVASSRPSATTRRSKKQTAPATAPAPTPAPEPATEAAE; this is encoded by the coding sequence ATGGCCACCGCCACCGCGCAGCGCACCGAAGCCGTCGCGCACCTGAAGTTCGCGCGCATGGGTCCGCGCAAGCTCCGCCGCGTCGCCGACGCGATCCGCGGCAAGAGCGTGCGTGAAGCCCTCGTGCTGCTTCAGTTCGCCGGCGTGTTCGCCGCCGATCCGATCGCCAAGCTCATCAAGAGCGCGGTCGCGAACGCGGAGAACAACCACGACATGAGCTCGGACGGGCTCTTCATCACGCGCATCACCGTCGACGGCGGACCCGGCGGCGGGTTCACCAAGCGCCTCGATCCCCGCGCGCAAGGCCGCGCGGCGTTCAAGCGCAAGCGGCTCTCGCACGTGACGGTCGCCGTCGGCCCGACGCCGCCCAAGCATCAGCCCAAGCAGCGTTCCGGCGCCGCGATCGCGCTCACCACGCGCGAGCAGCGTCAGGCCCGCGTGGCTTCGTCGCGCCCGTCGGCGACGACGCGCCGCAGCAAGAAGCAGACCGCCCCGGCTACGGCCCCGGCGCCCACCCCAGCGCCCGAGCCCGCGACGGAGGCGGCAGAGTAA
- the rplE gene encoding 50S ribosomal protein L5 → MANRLKEKYQSQVRAQLQDRFKYRNPMQVPKLEKVVINMSVGDAIQNSKALDAAVRELTQISGQKPVITKARKSIAAFKLREGMNIGAKVTLRGERMYDFLDKLFNIVLPRIRDFRGLNRKSFDGRGNYNLGLREQLVFPEIEFDKVDKARGMDIVIVTTAKNDEEATEFLTQMGLPLQKQQAAGATR, encoded by the coding sequence ATGGCGAATCGTCTCAAAGAGAAGTACCAGAGCCAGGTCCGCGCCCAGCTGCAGGACCGCTTCAAGTACCGCAACCCCATGCAGGTCCCCAAGCTGGAGAAGGTCGTCATCAACATGTCCGTTGGCGACGCCATCCAGAACTCGAAGGCCCTGGATGCGGCCGTTCGCGAGCTCACGCAGATCAGCGGCCAGAAGCCGGTGATCACCAAAGCGCGCAAGTCGATCGCGGCGTTCAAGCTGCGTGAAGGCATGAACATCGGCGCCAAGGTCACCTTGCGCGGCGAGCGGATGTACGACTTCCTCGACAAGCTCTTCAACATCGTGCTGCCGCGCATCCGCGACTTCCGCGGTCTGAACCGCAAGTCGTTCGACGGGCGCGGCAACTACAATCTCGGTCTGCGCGAGCAGCTGGTGTTCCCGGAGATCGAGTTCGACAAGGTCGACAAGGCGCGCGGGATGGACATCGTCATCGTGACGACGGCCAAGAACGACGAAGAAGCGACCGAGTTCCTCACCCAGATGGGGCTGCCGCTGCAGAAGCAGCAGGCCGCCGGAGCGACGCGATAA